The segment CGCTGGTTCCGTCGCTATGACGCCGTGACCTATGACCAGGCCGATATCCGCGCCGAGGCCGGGGCCTTTGCCGGTTTCATCGACGAGGCGGTGCGCGCCTATGGGCTGGCCCCCAAGGCGCTGACCTATCTGGGCTATTCCAATGGCGCGAACCTGCTGGGCGCGGTGCTGCAGCTGCATCCCGGCCTGATCGGCCACGCGGTCCTGCTGCGCGCCATGCAGGTGCTGGAGGAGCCGCCGGCGCTGCAGGCGCCGGCCCTGGCCGGCAGCCGGGTGCTGATGCTGACCGGCGCCCGCGATCCCTTCGCCCGCATGGCCCCGGCACTGGAGCGTGCCTTGCAGAATGGTGGGGCGGCGCTGCAGGCACGGACCGTCGAGGCCGGGCACGAGCTTCTGCCCGAGGACGTGACGCTGGCCGCCGGGTGGCTGGGCCGCGACTGAGGGCGCAACAGGCAGCGCGGCGCCCCGCCGCGCTGCCGCATGGGTATTTGTGAAACGGTGAAGCTGGACGGGCGGGTCGCAAGGCCCGCCCGTTCTTTTCTGCACGCCGGGCAAGCTGTTTCCGATTTCCGAACGCCGCTTCCGATTCCGGTTGGCTTGTCCGAAAGCTCCGCGACGGCCAGTTTGAGGCCACGATATTCAACCCCCGCGGCCGCAACCGGCCCGCAAGACCATCACGAAGGACCTGATCCATGACCAAGAAACCGCATATCGCCATCATCATTGGTTCGACCCGCGCCGCGCGTTTCGCCGACAAGCCGGCCGCCTGGCTGCTCGAGCAGGCGCAGAAACGCGAGGACATGAGCTTCGAACTGGTGGATCTGCGCGATTACGACCTGCCGCTGTTCGACGAGGTCGCCTCGAATCTCTGGGTGCCGTCGCAAGATCCGCGCGCGGTGAAATGGCAGCAGAAGCTGGCCGAGTTCGACGGCTATGTCTTCGTGACCTCGGAATACAACCACTCGGTCAGCGGCGCGTTGAAGAACGCGCTGGACCAGGCCTACAGGGAATGGAACCGCAAGCCGGCGGCGGCCATGGGCTATGGCGGCGTCGGCGCCGCCCGTGCCATCGAGCATCTGCGCGGCATCGCCGTCGAATT is part of the Paracoccus sp. TOH genome and harbors:
- a CDS encoding NADPH-dependent FMN reductase, producing the protein MTKKPHIAIIIGSTRAARFADKPAAWLLEQAQKREDMSFELVDLRDYDLPLFDEVASNLWVPSQDPRAVKWQQKLAEFDGYVFVTSEYNHSVSGALKNALDQAYREWNRKPAAAMGYGGVGAARAIEHLRGIAVELQMVPLRNAVHLGGGDFFKVSPLGANGEMAEVEANLLPALDAMLDELAWWAEATMAQRAKTA